In Streptomyces sp. NBC_00683, the DNA window CCAGACGGTCGGCGCTGTCCCAGACCTCCGCGTCCTCCTCCAGGAAACCGCCCGCGAGGTTGCGGGTGGTGATGGAGACGCGCAGCGGCCCGGGAGCCGGGCGGCAGCGGATGTGGGTGGTGAGCTCGATCGTGGGCGTCCAGCCCTTCAGGCCCAGCTCGAACGAGGTCGGCGGCAGCGCGTCGACGGTGAGCAGCAGTGAGAGCGGGTCCGCGTCGCGGCCGTCCGCGAGTCCGAACCAGCCCCGCATCTCGCCCTTGCCGGACGGTGCGCCGATGGCCCAGCCGATCGTCGCCGGGTCGAGCTTGATGTCGAGCCGTTCGGTGATGGCGGAGCTGCCGGGGATCGCCGCCGGGCCGTCGGCCGGGCCGAGGCAGTGCTCCCGCGGCGGGATGGCGGGCAGTTCGGCGGACGTGAGGACGTCGCCGGTGAGGCCGTCCAGATCGCCGTAGGTGGCGAGCACGCGGATCCGCTCGATCTCGCTGCCGTCCTCCGCGTACTGGAAGAGCGAGGCCTCTCCGGTGGAGAGCGTGCGGCCGGTGCGGACCACCTGGGTACGGATGACGGCGGGGCCCGGGACGGAGGCCGTGAGGTAGTGCGCGGAGACCGAGAACGGGTCGGAGTGCGGGAGAGCCTCTCCGAGCGCCCGGCCGAGCATGGCCAGCAGATAGCCGCCGTTGACGGCGTGGATGATCGTCCATCCCGCGGAGAGCTCGGCGTCGTAGACGCCCTCTTCACGGAGTGTGACGGCGGTGTCGCGGTCGAACTCGCTGTCACCGATGGTTGCCTGCGCTGTGCGCGGCGCCTGCGCTGCTGCCTGTGC includes these proteins:
- a CDS encoding thioesterase family protein codes for the protein MAQAAAQAPRTAQATIGDSEFDRDTAVTLREEGVYDAELSAGWTIIHAVNGGYLLAMLGRALGEALPHSDPFSVSAHYLTASVPGPAVIRTQVVRTGRTLSTGEASLFQYAEDGSEIERIRVLATYGDLDGLTGDVLTSAELPAIPPREHCLGPADGPAAIPGSSAITERLDIKLDPATIGWAIGAPSGKGEMRGWFGLADGRDADPLSLLLTVDALPPTSFELGLKGWTPTIELTTHIRCRPAPGPLRVSITTRNLAGGFLEEDAEVWDSADRLVAQSRQLARAPRG